One genomic window of Aethina tumida isolate Nest 87 chromosome 3, icAetTumi1.1, whole genome shotgun sequence includes the following:
- the LOC109603324 gene encoding larval cuticle protein A3A-like — MGFKFVAFAALLSVASAGIIQTPALSVAPIAKVAVAAPVAKAVVAEEYDPNPQYSYGYEVQDALTGDSKGQYETRQGDVVQGSYSVVDPDGTRRIVEYTADPVNGFNAVVNREPLAAPVAKVAPLAYAAPAITKVAAPLAVAAPVARVSPYAQFASVAKVAQPFGFIH, encoded by the exons ATGGGATTCAAG TTTGTTGCTTTCGCCGCTCTGCTGTCTGTAGCTTCTGCTGGCATAATCCAAACCCCGGCATTGTCGGTGGCTCCCATCGCCAAGGTGGCAGTTGCAGCGCCGGTGGCCAAGGCCGTCGTTGCCGAGGAGTACGACCCCAATCCCCAGTACTCGTACGGCTACGAGGTCCAAGACGCCTTGACGGGGGACAGCAAAGGGCAATATGAGACTAGACAAGGAGACGTTGTGCAAGGCTCTTATTCCGTGGTGGACCCGGACGGTACCCGCAGAATCGTAGAGTACACAGCAGATCCGGTGAACGGATTCAACGCCGTCGTTAACAGGGAACCACTCGCCGCACCCGTTGCCAAAGTGGCTCCCTTGGCTTATGCAGCGCCAGCAATAACGAAGGTCGCAGCTCCTTTGGCTGTTGCCGCCCCTGTGGCCAGGGTCTCCCCGTACGCTCAATTCGCCTCCGTCGCCAAGGTGGCTCAACCATTTGGTTTCATCCATTGA
- the LOC109603319 gene encoding larval cuticle protein A3A-like → MAFKFVVFATVLAVARAGIIGSPLAAAPLAYSAPLAAPVARLASPLSYSAPLSYAAPVARVAAPLAYSAPVATVAKVAAPLAVAKTVVQEEYDPNPQYSFGYEVQDALTGDSKGQVETRNGDVVQGAYAVADPDGTRRVVEYTADPINGFNAVVRKEPLAAKALVAAPAVAKIAAPLAYAAPAIAKVAAPIAPLTYTTSVLH, encoded by the exons ATGGCATTCAAG tttgtagTTTTCGCCACCGTCTTGGCCGTCGCCAGAGCTGGAATCATCGGTTCCCCATTGGCCGCCGCCCCACTTGCTTACTCCGCTCCACTGGCTGCCCCAGTAGCTCGTCTGGCCTCTCCTCTCTCTTACTCCGCTCCACTGTCTTATGCCGCCCCAGTCGCCCGTGTTGCCGCCCCATTGGCCTATTCCGCTCCAGTTGCCACCGTTGCTAAAGTAGCCGCCCCATTGGCCGTCGCCAAGACCGTTGTCCAGGAAGAATACGACCCCAACCCACAATACTCCTTCGGATATGAAGTGCAAGATGCTTTGACCGGTGATAGCAAGGGACAAGTTGAGACCCGCAACGGAGACGTAGTGCAAGGAGCTTACGCCGTAGCCGACCCCGATGGTACCAGACGTGTTGTAGAATACACCGCCGACCCAATCAACGGATTCAACGCCGTAGTTCGCAAAGAACCTTTGGCCGCCAAGGCTTTAGTAGCTGCCCCGGCTGTAGCCAAGATCGCCGCCCCTCTAGCTTATGCCGCACCAGCCATTGCTAAAGTAGCCGCTCCAATTGCTCCATTAACCTACACCACCTCTGTCCTCCACTAA
- the LOC109603320 gene encoding larval cuticle protein A2B-like has protein sequence MTFKVVVFAAFVAVAQAGILNGPVGYPAPVAPLSYSTPFAYSAPVAHVAAPLAYTSPLTTVAKVAAPVAVAKTVVQEEYDPNPQYSFGYEVQDALTGDSKGQVETRNGDAVQGSYSVVDPDGTKRTVEYTADPLNGFNAVVHKEPLVASPASVAYAAPAPVAYAAPASVAYAAPASVAYAAPAIAKVAKFGAPLTYLH, from the exons ATGACATTCAAA GTAGTGGTATTTGCTGCGTTTGTAGCCGTCGCCCAAGCCGGAATTCTAAATGGACCAGTAGGATACCCAGCCCCTGTTGCTCCTTTGTCCTATTCTACACCGTTTGCGTACTCCGCCCCAGTTGCCCATGTAGCCGCCCCATTAGCTTACACCTCACCTCTAACTACCGTAGCTAAAGTAGCCGCCCCTGTGGCAGTCGCCAAAACCGTCGTACAGGAAGAATACGACCCCAACCCCCAGTACTCCTTCGGATACGAAGTGCAAGACGCTCTGACCGGAGACAGCAAGGGACAAGTTGAGACCCGCAACGGAGATGCAGTACAAGGATCTTACTCAGTTGTAGATCCAGATGGTACCAAACGTACCGTCGAATACACCGCCGATCCTCTGAACGGATTTAACGCTGTGGTCCACAAGGAACCTCTTGTAGCAAGTCCAGCATCCGTGGCGTACGCTGCTCCAGCTCCTGTGGCATACGCCGCTCCAGCCTCCGTGGCATATGCAGCTCCAGCCTCCGTGGCATATGCAGCTCCAGCAATCGCGAAAGTTGCGAAATTCGGCGCTCCCCTGACTTACTTGCACTGA
- the LOC109603322 gene encoding larval cuticle protein A3A-like: MAFKFVLFAAVVTIARAGIIGSPLAAAPLGYSAPLATPVARLASPLAYSAPLSYAAPVARVAAPLAYSAPVAKTVVQEEYDPNPQYSFGYEVQDALTGDSKGQVETRNGDVVQGAYAVADPDGTRRVVEYTADPINGFNAVVRKEPLAAKALVAAPAVAKIAAPLAYAAPAIAKVAAPISPLAYSTSVYH; encoded by the exons ATGGCTTTTAAG TTTGTGTTATTCGCCGCCGTCGTTACTATCGCCAGAGCCGGAATCATCGGTTCCCCATTGGCCGCCGCCCCACTTGGTTACTCCGCTCCACTGGCTACCCCAGTAGCTCGTCTGGCTTCTCCTCTCGCTTACTCCGCTCCATTGTCTTACGCCGCCCCAGTCGCCCGTGTCGCCGCCCCATTGGCCTATTCCGCTCCAGTCGCCAAAACTGTAGTACAAGAAGAATACGACCCCAACCCACAATACTCCTTCGGATACGAAGTGCAAGATGCTTTGACCGGAGACAGCAAGGGACAAGTTGAGACCCGTAACGGAGACGTAGTGCAAGGAGCTTACGCCGTAGCCGACCCCGATGGTACCAGACGTGTTGTAGAATACACCGCCGATCCAATCAACGGATTCAACGCCGTAGTTCGCAAGGAACCTTTGGCCGCCAAGGCTTTAGTAGCTGCCCCAGCTGTAGCCAAGATCGCCGCCCCTCTAGCTTATGCCGCACCAGCCATTGCTAAAGTGGCTGCTCCAATCTCCCCATTAGCTTACTCTACCTCCGTATACCACTAA
- the LOC109603311 gene encoding larval cuticle protein A3A, with translation MAFKFVIFAAFVAAANAGLLGAPVATTYSAGLAPLAPAPLLRSGPFISAAPTFAQAPVFRSGPVISAAPALAPAPLLRSAPLISAAPAPVLRSYAAPLAPVAAPLAYSTPVATVAKVAAPLAVAKTVVQEEYDPNPQYSFGYEVQDALTGDSKGQVETRNGDLVQGAYAVADPDGTRRIVEYTADPINGFNAVVHKEPLAAKAVVAAPAVAKIAAPVAYAAPAIAKVAAPIASPLAYSTSVFH, from the exons ATGGCATTCAAG ttCGTAATTTTCGCCGCTTTCGTAGCCGCCGCCAATGCTGGCCTCCTCGGAGCCCCAGTCGCCACAACCTACTCAGCCGGCCTGGCTCCACTTGCCCCTGCGCCACTTTTAAGATCCGGCCCGTTCATCTCAGCCGCACCAACCTTCGCTCAAGCTCCAGTCTTTAGATCCGGACCTGTAATCTCAGCCGCCCCAGCCCTCGCTCCTGCTCCTCTCCTCAGATCTGCACCCCTCATCTCTGCCGCTCCAGCCCCAGTGTTGAGATCGTATGCTGCCCCACTCGCCCCCGTAGCCGCTCCATTGGCTTATTCCACCCCAGTTGCCACCGTCGCTAAAGTAGCCGCCCCACTGGCCGTCGCCAAGACCGTTGTCCAGGAAGAATACGACCCCAACCCACAATACTCCTTCGGATACGAAGTGCAAGACGCTTTGACCGGAGACAGCAAGGGACAAGTGGAAACTCGCAATGGAGACTTGGTACAAGGAGCTTACGCCGTAGCTGACCCAGACGGTACCAGACGTATTGTCGAATACACTGCTGATCCAATCAACGGATTCAACGCAGTAGTTCACAAGGAACCTTTGGCTGCCAAGGCTGTGGTAGCAGCTCCAGCTGTCGCCAAAATCGCCGCCCCTGTTGCCTATGCCGCCCCAGCCATCGCTAAAGTGGCAGCTCCAATTGCCTCACCTTTGGCGTACTCCACTTCTGTGTTCCACTAA